Part of the Streptomyces sp. RFCAC02 genome is shown below.
GCCGCCCGAGCTGGTGCCGTCGAACAGTGGGGTCGCCGAGCCGCAGGTGCCGCTCGACGACGACCTGGGCCGTCAACGCGCCTCGGACCTGCAGCAGTTGCTCGTGGCGTCCGGGATCGCGCTGGCGTGGATGACCTTCGTGTCGATCGGCCTTGGCTGGCTCATGGCCGGGCGCGTGCTGCGCCCACTGCACACGATGGCGGTCACGGTGCGGTCGATCTCGGCTCGCGACCTGCACCAGCGGTTGGACGCGTGTGGGCCCGCCGACGAGGTCAAGGAACTGGCCGACACCTTCGACGGGCTGCTGGCCCACCTGGAGGACGCCTTCGAGGCTCAACGCCGGTTCGTGGCCAACGCCTCGCACGAGTTGCGCACTCCGCTCACGTTCGAACGAAGCGTGCTGGAGATCGCACTCGCCGATCAGGAGGCAAGCGTCACGGACCTGAGGGACGCGTGCCGGCGGGTGTTGGACAGCAACCGGCAGCAAGGCGAACTCATCGAGGCACTGCTCACCCTGGCCCGCAGTCAACGCGGCATCGAGCGCCGCACCGAGTTGGACTTGGCCGTGCTGGCCGGCACGTTCCTGGCCGCCACCCGGCCCGACGCCGCCGGGCCACGCGTCGAGGCCGAGCTGAGCCCGGCGCCGGTCTCGGGCGATCCGGCCCTCGTGGAACGGCTGCTGGCGAACGTGGTGGACAACGCCATGCGCCACAACGCCGAGGACGGCTGGGTCACCGTCCGGACGGGCGTACACGCCGGGCGGCCGACACTGCGCGTGCGCAACAGCGGACCGGTGATCCCTCCCGCACAGGTCGCCTCGCTCCTGCAACCGTTCCAAAGACTCCACGCCACCCGGCTGCAAGGGCAGGACGGATGGGGCGTGGGCCTGTCCATCGTCGCCGCCATCGCGGCAGCCCACGATGCCCGTCTGGACATCACCCCGCTGCCCGCCGGTGGCCTTGACATGGGGATCGGCTTCCCCCAGCTTCCGCCGGAGCCGGGAAACGGCCACCCGTGAGCCCCATCGCACGTGCGGCGCCGCACCCCCGTACCTGCGCGGTGAGGCGGGTGGCGAGGAGAGCGGCCTGTTCCCCCGCCGACACGGTGCTGGGCTCAGCCGGCCTCGTGTTCGCCGATGACCCGGCGAATCATGTCCGCCAGGCCGCGCAGCCACTGGGCTGCCACCTCGTCGGACGCCTCGTCCTCGAGTACCCAGTTCGCATCCCAGGCGACCAGCCTGGCGAGGACGCCCTCGGGGGCGGGTCGTTGAGGAGGTCGTCGATGGCCTGCGCGTCTCGCCGCAGTCCCGTGGTCTTGAGTCGGGCGGTCTGCTCGACGAGAGCGCGGACCTCGTCGAGACTCACGGAATCCTCGGCGTAGATGCCGAGGAACTCGCGTACCCGCTCAAGCGGAGGTTGCGATGGTTGGTTGAACTTCGCACGGAGTCTGTCTGGAACACTCATTGTTCGGCCGGTGACGTGAAGGTGGGGAAGGCGGTCAGAAGGAAGAAGTGAGGCGGCGTGCCCGGGATCAGTCTGAGTGTAATGGTGACCTCACTTGCTTGGACGTAGCGCGCGACGCGAGGGTGGCCCGGTCGGTACATGCCCTCGTTGTAGAACCCCTCACCCACCAGGTGTTCCGCGTCGAAGGTTTTTCTGTAGGTGTTCCTGTCACTCAGGGCGAGTTCGGAGCGTATGTCATCCCAGTTGTCCCTGATGTGGTCATTGATGGTGCGATTCATGACTGATTCGCTGATCCAGCGAAACGACCGGTTCTCGGCACCGCGCCACGGGGGATCTCCGTAGATCCTCCCCTCGATCGTGATCGTTCCCGTGTTCCTGCCGCGCAGGGGGATGGCGGGGCCGTGGCGATCCGTCGTGTGCGCGTTGTTCGCCGCGTATGTCGCGTCGTTCTCGGCGACGTTGAGGCGGGGAGGCAGGTCGGGGAGCGCATCGTAGATCGCCACTGCCTCACGGAGTTCGATCTCGGATTGCGCCGCGTCCACGCGGGCGGCGGCATCCGCCCGGGTTTCCCCGGGGCGTGGTGCCGGGGTCAGATCCTGCTGGAGTTGGGTGTCGGTCCGGCCCGAAGCGTCGTATACGGCGGGCGGTGCGGGCGGTGGCGCTGGGGGCGGTATCGGCGGGGAGGCGCCGGCACCCTGGAGCTGCGGGGTCGGCGGTATGCCCTGGCCGGGTCGGCGGCCGGGTTCCGGTGGCGGTTCGGCTGCGGCGGGCGGCGCCGTCGGAGGTGGTGGGGGCGGTTTTGGCGGGGAGGTGCCGGCACCCTGGGGTTGTGGGGCCGGCCGGGTGCCCTGGCCGGGTCGGCCGCCAGGCTTCGGCGGTGGTTCGGCCGCGGCGGGCGGCGAGGATCGCAGCGCTGGTGAGGTGCCGGCACCCCGGGGCTGCAGGATCGGCGGTATGCCCTGGCCGGCCGGGCGGCCGGGCTCCGGCGGTGGTTCGGCCGCGGCGGGCGGCGCCGGCGGAGGGGCCGGGGGCGGCATCGGCGGGGAGGCGCCGGCACCCTGGGGCTGCGGGATCGGCGGGATGACCATGGCCGAAGGGCGGCCACCGGCCCAGTAGTTGTACAGGGCCCAGCCGGCCCAGCCGAGGCCGGCGGCACCGCCCAGACCGGCGGCGCCGACCCAGGGCGCCGAGGAGTGACACCCCGGGTCGGACGAGTCCTCGAGGAGTTCGGCGAGGTCGTCCCCGTCGTCGGCGCGTGGGGCCTGATGCCGCTCCGCGTAGGTGAGCCCGCCGCAGGCAGCCTCGGCGTGGCCGGCGCCCAGCAGCAGCGGCACCGCAGTCCAGCAGGCCACGGTCGCGAGCTTCGCCAGCGCGGCGACGGCGCGGCGCCTCACGACGCCACCCCGGCATGCGGCCCGAGGAGCAGCATCGCGCCCTCCGCCTTGAGCCGCAGCACGCGCTCGCGCAGCCGCGCCTCGTCGCGCGTGTCGTAGGGGTCGACCTCGCCGCGGGAGGCGTGCCATTGGTGCATGCCGAGCTCGAACTGGGCGGCGTGCAGCCGGGCCAGGCGACGGTAGGCACGCAACCCCCCGCCGCGCCGCAGCGCGTCGACCTTGACCCGAAACCGGCGCGCCGGGTTGAGCAACACCGGCAGCTCGGCCCACAGGACCGCGCCGTGGCCACGCGCCGCCTCGGCGGACAACTCGACCGCGAGCCCGGCAGCCTGACCGCGCAGCCCGCGCCGCAACAGCAACAGGTAGAGCACCAGCAACGGCCCCTGAAGCAGGAGGATCGCGATGGGGAACACCACCAGCACCCAGACCGCGTCGCTCGCGTCGGGGAACCAGTCGGGCACTGCGTGCTGGATGTAGCGCAGCAACAGGTTGTTGGTCGCGTGGGTGCCCATGGCGGCCAGGAGGCCGCAGGCGATGACCGCCCGGCGTGCGCCGGGCGTCCGGAGCTGGCGCGCTATGCCGAAGCCGGCGCCGGTCGCCGCGGCGAACGCCGTGTGCGCGGCCATGAGGCCCAGAGACTGCCGCAACCAGTACTGAAGGTTGCCGTAGACGCCGTCGCCGGAGGTGATGTACAGGACGCTTTCCATGTAGTTGAAGCCGAGCCCGGTCGCGGCCCCGATCACGACCCCGGAGACCACGCCGTCGAAGTGGCGGCGGAAGAGGAGGAACAGCACCGCGATGGCCGCGCCCTTGCCCGGTTCCTCGAACACTCCGGCGCCGACGTACACCGCGGTCTGCACGGTGTGGTCCAGCTGTAAGGCCCCCATCTCGGGCGTCCACAGGTAGTTGTAGAGGTACGAACCGAGCCAGGTGCCCATCGTGGCCCCGAAGCCGCCGCCCATCACCAGCCCGCCACCGAAGGCCGCCAGCGGCATCCACAACGGCATCCTGCGGTACCGCTGCGCCCCGTGGACGGCCAGGACTCCGAGCACAGTGCTCGGCAGACACCCCAGGAGCACCAGAGTGGTGAGGCCGGGCGAGACGAAGATGTTGGTGACCGCCACCGCGACGGCCGCGAACGGCAGCAGCAGCAACACGCCGACACCGATCTGGCAGCCCTTGACGAGCCTCCCGGAGCGCCCGGAGGCCACCAGGGCGACGAGGCCCACCAGGGCGGCGGCCGACCAGCAGGCCGGGAAGCCGTAGACCATCAATCTGCCGAGCGGCCCGGCGCGGACCTGGTCGATCACGCTGAACGCCCCGTCGTTCAGCAGCGTCAGCTCGGGGCGGTTCAGGTCGATCAGCATCTGGACGCCCACCACCACGTGCATCAGCACAAGGATGAGCAGCACAGCCCGGGCACGGGTGTCCCGGTGCGGGGCCGTGGCGGGCATGGGGGGCGCGCCGGGTGGCGGCCACTGCGGCGGGGGCGACAGGGACGACGGGCTCGCATGCACGGTCACGGTGCCCCCGAGAACCCGCCGAGGCTGTCGCTCGGCAGCGTCCACTCGCCCGTCGGGAGATCGGAGAAGATCGACGGGTCGATGGTCGGGAGGTCCGTCAGGTAGTCCGTGGGGAAGCCGGTGGGGAAGCCCGTCAGGTAGTCCGTGGGGAAGCCGGTGGGAAAGTCCGTGGGGATGTCGGTCGGAATCCCCGAGGGCCAGGCTGATGGCACGGGCGTGTCGGGTAAGCCGTTCAGGTCTGGTTCGGTATCGATCACCAGCGCGAAGAGCAGTGCGACACACGTCGACACGGTTCCGACGAGCAGGCCGTAGATGGCGAAGAAGCGTACGTGTGGTCGCCGTTCGTACCCAGGCCGCTCAGGCAATGGACTCGGCCGCTCGGCTCCGTCCAGCCCTGCCATCGGCTCCGCCGGGGGCTGCCCCGGCGTCGGGGGCCAGGGAGACACCGACGGACCCGGGTGTTCGCCGGGCACGTGAGAACCGCCCCCACCGCTGCCTGTATGAACCACGGCACTACCTCCGTCAAGCGAACGCACAGCATAACGAAGGGAGTTGCGCACCTGAAGACCGTCTGCCGGCGTCGGGACAAGAGACCGCCAGGAACGGACGAGCACTGTCATGGCGCCATCAACATTGTCACCGAAGCCGACGATTCGGGCGGCGAGGAGACGCGGCGGACAGTTCCACGATTGACACCCGAAAGCCGCATATCGGACGCTCGGGGTCCGAGACAAAGGGCTTCAGTCACACAGAGGCCCCCTCCCTTGCGGGAGGGGGCCTCTGACCTGTGGAGTTAAGGAGAATTGAACTCCTGACCTCTTGCAGCCATGCAATCCAGCCCCCGCCAGAGCAGCCCACATCGGCCCACTGACCTGCACGAACCATCCCCCGGCATCCACCACCGTCCGCGACGCTCCATGCCCGTTGTCACTCACTTAGTCACTCACCCCGCCCCTCGGCGTTTGCCACCGCGCCGATGGTCGCGGGCAGCATCCTCTACGCCGGCTGGGACCTCTCAGAGCCCGGGAACTCAAAGCCGAACCGCGTCGACCCCAAGATGCCTCTCGGCCTCGCGGACCTCCCATTCGGAGTAGTCACCGGGGCCGGTGGCCTGGTCGCCCCAAGGGCTGGAACGCGAACACACCCCTTACCGAGATCAGCCCCTGGCAGGTCTCCCACACATCCGGCCCCACCGTCTCACCAACCCACTCACTCATCGCCACACAACGAACCTGGCTCTGCCGCTCACGCGGCAGGGCCGGAAACCAGGGTCGTCATGGCTCTTCCAGGCTGATGGCCGGACGCCACGAGAACGCCTGAAGAATCGGGAAGCCGGCGGTCAGCGATTCGAAGGCGGTCGTCGCGGGTCCCCCGGACGATGTGGATGGTGCGGATGTGCGGGTCCTTGGCCTGCTTCATTGACTTCAGCCGAGTCTGCGAGGCGTACGAGCGGGTTACCCGGCAGCGTCACCGTCGAGGTCCAGGCGGATCAGGGCCAGTGCCTCGGCGATTTCGACGGTCACTTCGTCGCTGGGGCCGAACACCATGCACATGTCCTGATGGAGCGGTTCGAGCACCTGCCGGGCTTCGGCGGCTCGGCCCTGGGCGAGCAGCAGCACCCCGATGTTGTGCCGCAGCTCCACCGCTTCCTCGCTCACGTCGCTGTCGACGGCCCGCACGACGTTCAGCACACCCTGCAGCGCGGCGAGCGCCTCGGTGACCTGACCCAGTTCGGCGCGGCACCGGGCTGCCTGGGCGCGGCAGGCGCGGGACTGCTCGCCGGTGGGTCCGGAGATGCGGGTGTAGGCGTCGGCGAGGGCTTCGAACTCGGGCAGGGCGGCCCGATAGTCGCCACCGAGGAGGCGGATCGCCGCACGCTGGCGACGCAGCGCCAGCACGGGCCTGCTCTCGGAGCCGAGAGCGAGGGCCGCGGGTTCGATGATTTCGCCGAGCACCTCGGCGGCCTGAGCGAACCGCTCCTCTTCCAGCAGGGCGTCGGAGTGGGCGTACGCCTCCTTGATGTCCTCGCGCAGTTGGGCGGGAACGGGCACCGGCTGGGCTCCTGGAATGACTGCCGTGGGCGGCAGACCTTCAGGTGCGGGACCCTGGGCACGGGCGCGGGGCGCGAACGGGCGACGGAATACGCCCGTCGGGTCGGGTGCGCCGACCGGCCCGGCGTCGGTCGTGCCGGGCTCCTGGCCCGGCGTCGGGAGGAACGGCAGCAGCCGCGCGTACACCTCCTGCGTATCGGCGGGCCGCGCCTCGGGCGCCTTGCGCAGCAGGTGCAGGACCAGCTCCTCCAACGCCTCCGGGACGTCGGGCCGTAGCTGTCTCAGTGGGGTGGGAGCGGCATTGACGTGTTGGTACATCAGCAGGTACTCGCTCTCCGCCTCGAAAGCGAGTCGACCGCTGAGGAGTTCGTGCAGCACGCAGCCCAGCGCGTACAGGTCGGTCTGCGGGGTGATGCGTCCGCCGCGGGCCTGTTCGGGCGACATGTACTGGTGGGTGCCGATGGGGCTGCCGGTGGCGGTCAGTTTGGTGACGTCGGTGCGCAGGATCGCAGCGATGCCGAAGTCGAGGACCTTCACTGTGCCGTCGCGTGCGATGAGGATGTTGCCCGGCTTGAGGTCACGGTGGATCACCGGGACCTCATGCGCGTGCGACAGTACGGTCGCGACCTGCGCGGCGACGGCGACCGCCCAGCTGATCGGCAGTGGTCGGCCGGGGGACAGGTAGGCGGTCAGGGGGAGACCGTCGACGAGTTCCATCACCAGGAACAACCGCTCGTACGACGTGTCGAGCACCGCGTCGTACACCTGCGGTACGCCGGGGTGCTGGATACGCGCCGTGATGCGGGCCTCGCGGCGGAAGCGCTTGGCGAACTCCTCGGCCAATTGGGGTGAGGTGACCGACGCCTGCCGGATGAGCTTCACGGCGACGGGCCGGTCGAGCACGGCATCGTAGCCGCGCCACACGTCGCCCATGCCGCCGTGGCTGAGCTCCTCCAGGAGTTCGTAACGGTCGGAGATCGCCTCCTGCGGCACCTTGCCCCCGGTATGCGTGATGAACGGTTACGGTCAGGGGCCAAGTGTGACCGCTGTGTCGATCTGCCGTCCAGCAGCCTGCTGCGATAGGGATTTGATCGCGACGGTCGGCCACGAGCAGGGGGGCGCGGAGCCTGGTCGGTCTCCGGTCGGCAGGCCGTACCGCGCCCCGATCTCGTGCCTGGCCGCCCATGCGCGGGTGCCGGCCCCGGCGGTCGGCAGCCTCGTGGCTACTTCACATCCTTGGCCAGCACGGCGACGGCGACCTTGCCCACCACCGTCGTCAGGACGTAGTTGGTCGAGCTGCTGAAGGCGACACCTACGCCGGCGGGAATCGCCTTGGCCATCGCCTTCTGGGTGAAGGTGATCGACACTCGCTTGAACAACTGCTTGATCGTGACCAGGACCGGCCCCCGCAGGTACTGGTAGACCAGCTTCTCGGCGATCTTCAGAACTGCCGCCTTGCCGCCCTTCGCGGCCATCTGCTCCACCGAGCCCGCCAGCGCGAGCACGAAGGCCAGTTGCTTCTTGTCCTCGGCGCTCAGCTCGGTCTCGTACACCTCGACCAGACACATGCACATGTCGATCTGGAGCTTGAGCGCCGCGGCGGTATCGGTGATACCGCCGCCCAGGACTGCGACCGCCGTTCCGACCCCCGGGATCGCGCTCGGGGCTGCGGTGACCGCGCCGGTGACTGCCGAAAGTTTGGAGTACCGGCCAATGATCTTGGCCGCGATCCGGCGCTTGTCCTCCGGACTCTCGGGCTCCCGCTTGAACTTGGCCTTGAAAGTCGCCCGGTACCCGTCCACGAGTCCAGTGGCCGCCTCTGGCGTGATGGCGATCTTCTCGACGGTCTTCTGAAGCCGAGACTCTTCGATCTCATCTCCTGCGTGGCTCATTGTTTCCCCTCCCGATCCGCCGCACCTCACGAAGAGGGCAACGTGAACTGCTCATGGTCTGGTATGCGGAAATCCAGTGGTGAGCAAAGCCGGTTCCAGAGCCTGACTTTCACGATGTCGCTCTCGCGGTGAGCCAGGTCAAGAGTGGCCGCGGCCGGTGCCTTGGCATATCTCCAGGGAGCGTCGCGCCGCTCCAGCAGGTCGCCCCGGTCGGCACTTCCGAACGGGGCGTACACATCAGATGTCGTCGTCCAGGCCCTCCTCACGGCGGATCATCCGCCAGGCGGCCTTGCGTGCGCTGCGGTCCAGACTGGACTTGAAGCCCTTGTCCGGGCCGAAGTACTGGCGGCCCATGCCCGTGATGGTGTCGATGTGGTCGGCCATCTTGTCCGCGAAGACGTTGTCGAAGACGAGGCCGAAGTTCTCCTCGTCGTTGACGACGGCCGCCGCCCGCACCTTCGGGTCGGCCTTGGCCTCCTCGAACGGGCGGATGACGTCCTGCTCGGTGAACTCGGTGCCGAACCGTTCGTTGAACTTCTCGATCAACTCGGAGAGCAGCGACTTCTCCGCCTCCTTCCCGCCGCCCGAGCCGTCGCCGAAGCCCTGCATCGTCGCCGGCCCCTCGGGGGTGAGGGACACGTCGTACTCGCCGGTCTTCTCCACCCGCAGATGGCTGAGGTCGACCTCGCCAATGTCCACGCCGCCGTCCGCGCGGCGCGGCAGCCGGTTGAGGAGGTAGCGGCCGTAGAGGTGCAGCCGTTCCAGCTCTGCGTCCTGGTAGGGGACGATCTGCGCGAGGAAGCCGTACTTCCTGACGTAGTCGTTGAGGTCGCTGCGGAACCCCTCCGCCGTCTCCTGGTCGTCCTCGTCCTCGCTTTCGAGCAGGTGCGTGAAGCGGGCGACCGCCGGGGCGAGCAGCCGGTACAGCTCGGCGTGCAGCTTCTCCCACTTGGACTGCGAGCCCGCCGCCTTCTCCTTGGCGGCGAAGTAGGCGGCGGCGAACTCGTCCATCTCCTGCCCGGACAGGATCGCTGCCTGCATGACCCGGCTCTGCGCGGTGTAGAGCAGGTTGGGGTCGGAGGGGAGGGTGTTCGCCTCCTCGAAGTACGGGCGGAAGGACTCCTGTATGTCCTCGGCGTCGTTGACGAAGTCGAGGACCGCCAGGTCGGCCTGGGTCTTGCGCTCGGCGGTCCGGTTCAGCCGGGACAGGGTCTGGACGGCGGAGATGCCGGTCAGTGACTTGTTGACGTACATCGTCGTGAGGAGCGGCTGGTCGAAGCCGGTCTGGTACTTCTCCGCCACGACCAGGATTCTGTACTCGCGCTGGCCCGGACCGCCGGCTCGGGCGGCCTTGTCGTCGGCGCGCGTGTACGCGAACGCCTTCGGCAGCGCGCTCTCCGACAGCCCGCCGTTCTCCTTCGGCTCGGTGGTCTCCTCGCCGTCCACGGTGAGCGAGCCGGAGAAGGCGACGAGGACCCCGAGGTCGGGGAACTTGGTGTCGTAGTCGCGGTCCTTGATGTAGCTCTTGATGGCGCGCGCCATCTGTACGGCGGACTGCCGCGAGGCGGTCACCACCATCGACTTGGCCCGCCCGCCGAGTCGGCCCCGGCTGTGCGCCACGAAGTGCTCCACGATCACCTGGGCGTGCTGGGCGACCGTCGAGTCATGGGTCAGCGCGTACCGGGCGAGCAGGCTGTTCGCCTTCGACGGGTCGACCTCCCGCTCGTCGGGGTTCTGGTTCACCAGCTTCCAGTACGTGTTGTACGTGACGTAGTTGCGCAGCGGGTCGAGGATGAAGCCCTCCTCGATCGCCTGCCGCATGGAGTACGTGTGGAAGGGCCGGTAGGTCGCCTTGCCGTCGATGTCCTGGAGCGTGCCGAAGAGTTCGAGTGTCTTGGCCTTCGGCGTGGCGGTGAACGCGAAGTAGGAGAGGTTCGCGGCGCGGGAGCGCTGCTCGGCCCGCTTCTTCAGCTGTTCGTCGAGGGTGGCCTCTTCGCCCTCGGCCTTGACCGTGGTCGCGCCCGCGTCGTCCGAGTCGGAGTCCAGGCCGAGGTCGCGCAGGGCGGACCGTACGGCGGTGGCGGCGTCGCCGGACTGCGAGGAGTGCGCCTCGTCCACGACGATCGCGAAGCGGCTGCCCTGGATCTCGACGGGGTTGCGCTGGAGGTAGTCGAGCAGCGCCGGGAAGGAGTGCAGCGTGACGGTGACGATCTTCCCGGTGTCGCGGGAGAGTGCCTTGGCGAGCTGCTCGCCCTTCGCCCCGTGCTTCTCGTCGATTTTCACGACGAGGCCCGCGGTCTGCTCGAAGCTGCCGACCGTCTCCCGGAGCTGCGCGTCCAGGTTGCGGCGGTCGGTGATGACGATGACCTTGTCGAAGACCGGCACGCCCGGCTTGAGGCCCTTGGCCACGGCCTCGGCGTCGAGCTCCGACGGGTCGGTCGGGGTGTGCAGGTCGCTGAGGCGGTGCGCGAGCCAGCCGATGGTGTTCGACTTGCCCGAGCCGGCCGAGGCCATGACCAGGTAGTCGTGGCCGGCGCCGTGCGCTGCGGCGTGCGCGGTGAGCTTCTTGACCGCGTCCCACTGGTGGAACCGGGGGAAGACCATCGCTTTGGTGGTGCCGCCACCGGGCGTCTTGCTCTTGTGCAGGTGCACGAACCGCTGGAGCAGGTCCAGCCAGTTGTCCGGCTGCCAGACCTGCTCCCAGAGGTAGGAGGTGGCGTACGTGCCGTACGTGGTCGGGATCGGGTTTCCGGCGCCGCCCGGCTGACCGGGACCGTTGGAGCCGGTGTTGAACGGGAGGAAGCGGGTGTTCTTGCCTTTGAGCCGGGTGGCGACGAAGACCAGGTCCGGGTCGACGGCGAAGTTCGCGACGACCCGACGCGTGAAGATCAGCTCGGTGGGGTCCCGGTCGGTGCGGTACTGCTCCTTGGCCTGCTCCACCCCTTGCTTGGTCAGCGGGTTCTTCAACTCGGCCGTGGCGACTGGGATGCCGTTGAGGAAGAGGGTGAGGTCGAGCCGGTTGCCCCAGTCGGCCTGCTTGGTCGCGTATTCGAGTTCGCGGACGACGGTGAGGCGGTTGGCGCGGTAGCCGTCCAGCACGGAGTCGTGGGCGACGAGGTTCGGCTTGAAGTACGCGACGCGGAGCAGGACGCCCCGGTCCTTGACGCCGTTGCGGAGGACGTCGAGGAGGCCGTTGGTGGCGATGGCCTGGTCGAGGCGAGTCGCGAAGCCGCGCTGCGCCTCGTTCGGGTCGCTGCCGTAAACAGTGAGCAGCTCGTTCCACTCGTCGGGCTGGGTTGCCCCGATGAAGGTGAACAACTCGTTGGTGTCCAGACCGAGATCGGCCCGGTAGTCCTGCGGGCGAGCTTCACGCCAGCCACGCTCGACCATGGCGGCGACGATGGCATCACCGAAGGCGGACTCCGTGTGGATGGGACTCATGGCTACGCGGTGACTCCGTCCGTTACGTTGCGCCCGCTGGCGGTGGAAATGTCGAACTGGCCGGTTACAGCGGCGGTGATGAGGGCTTGGCGGCGTTCGGCGAGGAGCTGCTCCTGGCGATCCAGTTTGCGATGCAGCAGGTCCAAAGCTCCGACCCTGACGTCAAGCAGGTGAACAATCTTGTCCTGCTCTGCGCGGGGAATAGAGGGGATTGGGATTTGCTTCATGGCACTCACATTGAAATGCGCTTGGATACTGCCGACAGAGTGCTCCGTAACCCGTGCACTGGCATAGCCAGAATTCAAGACATATTGCAAGTACCTCGATGCGAGCTTCTTGCCGGGCCGCACAACGATGAGGTCGATGCAATTCGCCCCGTCCAACTCCGCTGGTACCACAGCTGCTGCACCTGCCTGGCCCGTGCGCACAACGACAACGTCGCCGGCATTGATTCGAGACTTGCGGTTCTCAGCATGCCCTTCAGCACTGATTTGCACGAGGTCGCTGGTACTGATGAAACCAGGCTTGACGTTCAGGCCCCGTAGCGCGGGAGTCCCACCCGCTTCTACATACCACTTGGCTGGAGTGATGACGATTCCAACGGTGACATCGGCCACCAGATACTTCAGAGGTACCAAAGTATCAGTCGTCTGCGCACGCTCAAGGCCCAGCGTCGACTCAATGACCCGTTCCCTCTTGAGTGCCAGCAAACTCCGCATCTGGCGGCGCTTCAACGCTAGCTGGTCGATACGGGCGGTCTCGGCGTCGAGGAAGTCGGCGATGCGGCGCTGTTGCTTCAGAGAGGGAAGCTCCACTGGGAGATCGCGCAGAAAGCTGTCAGGCACCCGCTGCTGCCCCGCTACGCCGTACATCTCAGCCTCACCGAGCTTGAGGAACCTGTGTGTGTTGACGACGTATAGGAGAAACCTGGGGTCGATGTGCGGCCCGGGCCGCACGACGTGCAGCTCGGTCGTGCCCGCACCCACCCCGCCGAGGAGTCGGCCGATCAGTACAGCGCGGCCTGCCTCGAATGTCGGCGTGATCTTCGGGACCAACACGTCGCCGTCTTGAAACCGCGTGTAGCCCGTAGCGACCGATGCTTTGGGACGGCGTCGTGTGATGTCAAGGCGGTTGCCGGGCCAGACGGCTTCCATCGGAAGGAAAGTCAGCTCGTCCTCGTCGGCAAGACGATCGAACGCGAGGGTGAGCGGGTTGACCTGCGCCAAGTGGCGAAGCCGTACGGTCGTCACTCGGTCACCTCGCCCAACAGCGCCTGAATCTCCGCCTCCAGTGACTTCAACTCCGCGTCGATCTCCGCCAGCGGCCTCGGCGGCTTGTACACGTAGAAGTGCCGCGTGAACGGGATCTCGTAGCCGATCTTCGTCTTCGTGTGGTCGATCCACGCGTCCGGCACGTGCGGCAGCACCTCCCGCTTGAGGTACTCCTCGACGTCCTCCCCCAGCGGAACGTTCTCGTAGTCCCGCAGGTCCGTGTCCGGCTCCGGCGCGCCCTTGACCTTCTGAACCTCGCCCTCCGGGTCCCGTGCCCCAACCGCCTCCCGTACCGCCTTCGCGAACGGCGCTCCCGACGGCCACGTCAGCCCGGCCGCGACCACCGCGTCCTTGAGGGCGATGAACGCCTCGGATTTCGTCGGCCAAGACGAGCCGAGCAGCGTGCGGACCGCCGTGACGAACTCCTCGCTTCGTTCCAGCCTCGCCACTGGCTTGGCCTCCGCCAGCGCCGTCAACGTCTCCTCCGTCACCTCGAAGCGAAGCTTCAACGGCCGCTCCACGGTGATGCGCTGGTAACCGAAGTCCTCGTTGGCGAAGACCTTGACCTTGCCGTGCAGCGGGTGGTCCGCGTCACCCGCAACCTGCAACGCCTCCGCGTACAGCCGGGTGATGTCGCCGATGTGA
Proteins encoded:
- a CDS encoding restriction endonuclease subunit S codes for the protein MTTVRLRHLAQVNPLTLAFDRLADEDELTFLPMEAVWPGNRLDITRRRPKASVATGYTRFQDGDVLVPKITPTFEAGRAVLIGRLLGGVGAGTTELHVVRPGPHIDPRFLLYVVNTHRFLKLGEAEMYGVAGQQRVPDSFLRDLPVELPSLKQQRRIADFLDAETARIDQLALKRRQMRSLLALKRERVIESTLGLERAQTTDTLVPLKYLVADVTVGIVITPAKWYVEAGGTPALRGLNVKPGFISTSDLVQISAEGHAENRKSRINAGDVVVVRTGQAGAAAVVPAELDGANCIDLIVVRPGKKLASRYLQYVLNSGYASARVTEHSVGSIQAHFNVSAMKQIPIPSIPRAEQDKIVHLLDVRVGALDLLHRKLDRQEQLLAERRQALITAAVTGQFDISTASGRNVTDGVTA
- a CDS encoding type I restriction endonuclease — encoded protein: MSPIHTESAFGDAIVAAMVERGWREARPQDYRADLGLDTNELFTFIGATQPDEWNELLTVYGSDPNEAQRGFATRLDQAIATNGLLDVLRNGVKDRGVLLRVAYFKPNLVAHDSVLDGYRANRLTVVRELEYATKQADWGNRLDLTLFLNGIPVATAELKNPLTKQGVEQAKEQYRTDRDPTELIFTRRVVANFAVDPDLVFVATRLKGKNTRFLPFNTGSNGPGQPGGAGNPIPTTYGTYATSYLWEQVWQPDNWLDLLQRFVHLHKSKTPGGGTTKAMVFPRFHQWDAVKKLTAHAAAHGAGHDYLVMASAGSGKSNTIGWLAHRLSDLHTPTDPSELDAEAVAKGLKPGVPVFDKVIVITDRRNLDAQLRETVGSFEQTAGLVVKIDEKHGAKGEQLAKALSRDTGKIVTVTLHSFPALLDYLQRNPVEIQGSRFAIVVDEAHSSQSGDAATAVRSALRDLGLDSDSDDAGATTVKAEGEEATLDEQLKKRAEQRSRAANLSYFAFTATPKAKTLELFGTLQDIDGKATYRPFHTYSMRQAIEEGFILDPLRNYVTYNTYWKLVNQNPDEREVDPSKANSLLARYALTHDSTVAQHAQVIVEHFVAHSRGRLGGRAKSMVVTASRQSAVQMARAIKSYIKDRDYDTKFPDLGVLVAFSGSLTVDGEETTEPKENGGLSESALPKAFAYTRADDKAARAGGPGQREYRILVVAEKYQTGFDQPLLTTMYVNKSLTGISAVQTLSRLNRTAERKTQADLAVLDFVNDAEDIQESFRPYFEEANTLPSDPNLLYTAQSRVMQAAILSGQEMDEFAAAYFAAKEKAAGSQSKWEKLHAELYRLLAPAVARFTHLLESEDEDDQETAEGFRSDLNDYVRKYGFLAQIVPYQDAELERLHLYGRYLLNRLPRRADGGVDIGEVDLSHLRVEKTGEYDVSLTPEGPATMQGFGDGSGGGKEAEKSLLSELIEKFNERFGTEFTEQDVIRPFEEAKADPKVRAAAVVNDEENFGLVFDNVFADKMADHIDTITGMGRQYFGPDKGFKSSLDRSARKAAWRMIRREEGLDDDI